A region of the Bacillaceae bacterium S4-13-56 genome:
TTACGTGCATCTCTCTCAAGGAATATGCTTCAAGCCTTACAAGACGCTTTATCTGCATCGTTACACTCTGTATACATTGGGTTATTTATCTTAGCCATTATCACCCTTGCCTTCTGTCTTTGGATACCGAAAGTAGTGAAAACAAAGTCTTAAGGAGCGATCCATTTGAAAAATATTTATCTAGATTATAATGCCAGCACCCCTATTGCTCAAGAGGTCAAGGAAGCCATTCTCCCCTATTTAGATACGGGATATGGAAATCCTTCTGCCCTCCATTACGAAGGAGTAAAAGCAAAAGAAGCTGTGGAAAAGGCCAGAAAACAAGTTGCAGAGCTTATAAACGCTTCAGCAGATGAAATCATTTTTACAAGTGGAGGTAGTGAGTCCAATAACCATGTGTTAAAGGGGGTTTTCCATACCTTTCAAAACAAAGGAAAACATATCATCACCACAAAAATCGAACACCCTGCTATTCTTAATCCATGTCAATACCTTGAAAGCATAGGTGCCAAAGTGACCTATGTAGGTGTGGATTATTATGGACGGGTGAATCCAGCAGATATTGAAAAAGCTATTACGGATGAAACCATTTTGATTTCTGTTATGCATTCTAATAATGAAGTTGGTACTCTTCAGCCTATAGTTGAAATCGGAACAATTGCTAGAAAACATGGAGTTCTATTCCATACAGATGCCTCTCAATCCATTGGTAAAGTACCTATTGATGTAAAAGAATTAAATGTAGATTTTTTAACAATCGCTGGTCACAAAGTGTACGCTCCTAAAGGAGTTGGGGCCCTTTATATTCGGGATGGCATTGAAATTGAATCTTTTATGCATGGAGCTGGACACGAAAAAGGCAGACGAGCAGGAACAGAGAATATTTTACTAGATGTCGGGCTCGGAAAAGCATGTGAATTAGCCAAAGAGCAGCTTCCTAAGAATCAGGAGATTCAAAAAGTAAGAGATTATTTTTGGAAGCAGCTTCAAGCAGAATTTGGAGAAAATATTTCTTTAAACGGGCATCCAGATTTCAGGCTACCGAATACATTAAATGTGAATTTCATCAGGAAGATTGGTCAGGATCTTTTATCCTCAATTCCAGAGTTAGCCGCTTCTACAGGCTCAGCCTGTCACTCTGGAGAGGTCAATTTATCGCCTGTATTAAAGGCAATGAATGTCAGTGAAATAGAAGGTATGGGTGCTATAAGATTTAGTTTAGGAAGAAACACAACGAAAGAGGACATTGATCAAGTACTGAAGTGGTTAAAAAATGTAGTGTAAAAAAATATAATAAACAAATTTCAAGACATGCGTTCGGCATACGGACGCATGTCTTTTTGGTTCATTTGCTAATACATAAACATTGTACTAGGTGCCATTGACCTTGTGGAGCATCGTCGTTAGTACAAAGGAGAGCTTTCATAGTTCCCCTTTAACGGCTTTGGTATAAATATCTATCTCACCCAATATAAATGAAGTAACAAATTATACTGGGGGAAAGATAATGGCTGATGAAGTAATGGTAGATGAGTCGTTTGCATTATCAGAAGATACATTGAGGAAGTATTATGAATTAAACAATCAGAAAAAAGAACTAGAAAAAGAAATGAACCAAATCAAAAAAGAAATTCACCACTACTTAGACGAAACCTTTGGAAAAGAACAAAAAGGGGAAGTGAAACTGGGTAAATATAAAGCTCAGCGTACTATCAAGTCTTCAATAAACTATGACCAGGAGAAGACGGTACAAAAATTAGAGGAACTAAATCTTAAAGATTTTATCTTACTAGTCAAACGACCAGATACTGAAAAACTAGAAGCTGCTATGAAAATCGATTTAGTTAAAGAAGACGAATTTAAAGATTGTAAAACAGACAGAAAGACTCAAGCCATTATAGTAAAGGAATTAAGCTTATAGACAAAAAACGTTTGGGTTTAGTTTAT
Encoded here:
- a CDS encoding cysteine desulfurase family protein produces the protein MKNIYLDYNASTPIAQEVKEAILPYLDTGYGNPSALHYEGVKAKEAVEKARKQVAELINASADEIIFTSGGSESNNHVLKGVFHTFQNKGKHIITTKIEHPAILNPCQYLESIGAKVTYVGVDYYGRVNPADIEKAITDETILISVMHSNNEVGTLQPIVEIGTIARKHGVLFHTDASQSIGKVPIDVKELNVDFLTIAGHKVYAPKGVGALYIRDGIEIESFMHGAGHEKGRRAGTENILLDVGLGKACELAKEQLPKNQEIQKVRDYFWKQLQAEFGENISLNGHPDFRLPNTLNVNFIRKIGQDLLSSIPELAASTGSACHSGEVNLSPVLKAMNVSEIEGMGAIRFSLGRNTTKEDIDQVLKWLKNVV